A DNA window from Aphis gossypii isolate Hap1 unplaced genomic scaffold, ASM2018417v2 Contig00810, whole genome shotgun sequence contains the following coding sequences:
- the LOC126555357 gene encoding uncharacterized protein LOC126555357, with amino-acid sequence MFIFLLQKKNKKLQEVQKKLKMNKLTLSAISDTRWVCRHKNCKAVIENFSSIVEVLKHEVEEDNDRDVSRAIGILATIQKTEFVVNLHVMHFALGIINILSNKLQIKTETLGHAASTIVGVIETFEDNRNSVYFSDLWKSIEEFSDKQNIKLELPNTNLKRKRKEPIVHIRNIYSYYSYLYPTYYLHFTNIYIYY; translated from the exons atgttcatttttctactccaaaaaaaaaacaaaaaactgcaagaagtacaaaaaaaattaaaaatgaataagttAACTTTATCTGCTATTAGTGATACCCGTTGGGTATGCAGACATAAAAACTGCAAAgcagttattgaaaattttagttcTATTGTTGAAGTTTTAAAACATGAAGTTGAGGAGGACAATGATAGAGATGTTTCTAGAGCTATTG GTATTTTAGCTACTATACAAAAAACAGAATTCGTGGTAAATTTACATGTTATGCACTTCGCATtgggtataataaatattttaagtaataagcTGCAAATTAAAACCGAAACATTAGGCCATGCTGCAAGTACTATAGTAGGTGTTATCGAAACATTTGAAGATAACAGGAATTCTGTATATTTCTCAGACTTATGGAAATCAATTGAAGAATTTTCAGACAAGCAAAACATCAAATTAGAATTGccaaatacaa ATTTAAAAAGAAAGAGAAAAGAACCTATCGTCCATATAAGGAATATCTATTCCTATTATTCTTACCTATATCCTACCTACTATTTACATttcactaatatttatatttattattaa